The Dyadobacter sandarakinus DNA window GGGTACGCGATCAAAGCGGTCATTACTTCGGATGACTCACATGGGGTGGATACGCCCGACGATCTTGAACGTGTAGCCCGCAGGTTTTTGTAGGAGGTTCCTTATTTTGGAACACTATTTGCAAACACTGCGTAACGTATAGAGGAAGGGAACAGTGTTATTAAAATATGTTAAAACCCATATTTTTATACGAGCACCCTCTCCGCCTCGTTAAACTTATAACTATTACGAAAACCCAGTTTTATGCAATACAACATTCTTTGGGCAGATGATGAGATAGATCTTCTTAAACCGCATATCATGTTCCTGACAAACAAGGGATATGGTGTCACGCCTGTCAACAGCGGTGCCGATGCATTGGACCGCATTGAAAATGACCGGTTTGACATTGTTTTCCTGGACGAAATGATGCCGGGGATGACGGGGCTCGAAACCCTTGCGCAGATCAAGCAGCAGCAGCCCAACCTGCCTGTAGTGATGATCACCAAAAGTGAAGAAGAGCACATCATGGAGGATGCAATCGGTTCCAAAATCGACGATTACCTGATCAAGCCACTGAACCCCAATCAGATCTTGCTATCGGTTAAGAAAATTCTGGACAACAAGCGCCTGGTGACCGAGAAAACCACGCTCAGCTACCAGCAGGAATTCAGGAACCTGGCTATGCAGTACCAGGACAGGATCGGGCATGAAGAATGGGCGGATATTTATAAAAAGCTGATCTACTGGGAGCTCGAACTGGAAAGCTCTGACGATCCGGGAATGGCAGAAGTTTTCAGCATGCAGAAAAGTGAAGCGAATGCCAATTTCTGCAAATTTATAGAGGATGAGTATGAAGACTGGCTGAATGATCCGCGCTCGGATAAACCGATTTTGTCGCATCAACTGATGAAGCAGAAGGTTTTCCCACATCTTAAAAATGCGAATGAACCCGTCTTTTTTCTGCTGATCGACAACTTCCGGTATGATCAGTGGAAGATGATCCAGCCGATTTTGCAGGAGTATTTTAACATTGAAGAAGAGTCATCTTATTACTCGATCCTTCCTACTACCACAGGCTATGCACGTAATGCTATTTTCTCGGGCCTGATGCCCAGTGAAATGGAGCGGAAACATCCGCAATGGTGGGTAAGTGATGAAAATACCCCGGAAGGCGAGGAAGGGCTTAACAACCACGAGGCGGATTTTCTGCAGAAGCAGCTGGAAATGAACCACTTCAACATCAAGTTCTCCTACCATAAAATTCTGAATACAAACCAGGGAAAAGCACTGATTGATAATTTCAGCAATCTGCTGACCAATCAGCTGAATGTGGTGGTGTACAACTTTGTAGATATGCTGTCACATGCCCGTACCGATGTTCAGATGATTAAAGAACTGG harbors:
- the porX gene encoding T9SS response regulator signal transducer PorX; translated protein: MQYNILWADDEIDLLKPHIMFLTNKGYGVTPVNSGADALDRIENDRFDIVFLDEMMPGMTGLETLAQIKQQQPNLPVVMITKSEEEHIMEDAIGSKIDDYLIKPLNPNQILLSVKKILDNKRLVTEKTTLSYQQEFRNLAMQYQDRIGHEEWADIYKKLIYWELELESSDDPGMAEVFSMQKSEANANFCKFIEDEYEDWLNDPRSDKPILSHQLMKQKVFPHLKNANEPVFFLLIDNFRYDQWKMIQPILQEYFNIEEESSYYSILPTTTGYARNAIFSGLMPSEMERKHPQWWVSDENTPEGEEGLNNHEADFLQKQLEMNHFNIKFSYHKILNTNQGKALIDNFSNLLTNQLNVVVYNFVDMLSHARTDVQMIKELAPDEAAYRSITRSWFQHSPLLDFIRKVAEKKGRLILTTDHGMIRVQKPVKIIGYRETNTNLRYKHGKNLGFDDNHLMVCRKPERIFLPKPHVSTSYVFTKEDYFFAYPNNYNQYVNLYRDTFQHGGVSLEEMIIPVIDMTAK